From one Cupriavidus sp. P-10 genomic stretch:
- a CDS encoding long-chain fatty acid--CoA ligase — protein MTIDPAGDANIVAAPAGPLSAGPRITLGDVPRVFHPPHTTVFENLALSARRFPDKVAIQFYHGATTYAALLAQAERMAGYLQHACGVYPGDRVVLFSQNCPQFIVAYFAILRAGAVVVPANAMLLADELRHIVTDSGAVAAFAAGELGGQIAPLLGQTPLRHLIVHHYGDALPGHDDDTLAIPDWVRARSDGAALPDGAVHWRHAMACALAPHVYGSTPDDLCMLPYTSGTTGAPKACMHTHRTVMVSVAGSQLWRRSHAESTFLAVAPMFHLLGLQSGINAPVYLGGTIVLLPRWDRRTAAQLIARHRVTFWAAPPPMLVEFFAQPGLESFELGSLACVVGGGAAVPDSTARLMKERYGLQFVEGYGLTETASFIIANPMAAPRSGHLGVPTYGVDARVIDPETLAEVPQGEVGEIVVHGAQVMLGYWNKPCANEESFIAIDGKRFFRTGDLASVDADGYFRMRDRLKRMVNASGYKVWPAEVEAILHTHPAILEACVIAARDPHRGETVKAVIVLRDGAQQASESALIDWCRASMANYKAPRIVQFVERLPRSATGKIAWRELQEQEMTGS, from the coding sequence ATGACCATCGATCCCGCCGGCGACGCAAACATCGTCGCCGCGCCGGCCGGCCCGCTGTCGGCCGGGCCCCGCATCACGCTCGGCGACGTGCCGCGCGTGTTCCATCCGCCGCACACCACCGTGTTCGAGAACCTGGCGCTGTCAGCGAGGCGCTTCCCGGACAAGGTGGCAATCCAGTTCTACCATGGCGCCACCACCTACGCCGCGCTGCTGGCGCAGGCCGAGCGCATGGCCGGCTACCTGCAGCACGCTTGCGGCGTCTATCCCGGTGACCGCGTGGTGCTGTTCAGCCAGAACTGCCCGCAGTTCATCGTTGCCTACTTTGCCATCCTGCGCGCCGGCGCGGTGGTGGTGCCGGCCAATGCCATGCTGCTGGCCGACGAGCTGCGCCACATCGTTACCGACAGCGGCGCGGTCGCGGCCTTTGCCGCCGGCGAGCTGGGCGGCCAGATCGCGCCGCTGCTGGGGCAGACGCCGCTGCGGCACCTGATCGTGCATCACTACGGCGATGCCCTGCCCGGGCATGACGACGACACGCTGGCCATTCCCGACTGGGTGCGCGCGCGCAGCGATGGCGCGGCCTTGCCCGACGGGGCGGTTCACTGGAGGCATGCGATGGCGTGCGCGCTTGCGCCGCATGTCTATGGCAGCACGCCCGACGACCTGTGCATGCTGCCCTATACCTCGGGCACCACCGGCGCGCCCAAGGCCTGCATGCATACGCACCGCACGGTGATGGTGTCGGTGGCGGGCTCGCAGCTGTGGCGGCGTTCGCATGCCGAATCGACTTTCCTGGCGGTGGCACCGATGTTCCACCTGCTTGGGCTGCAGAGCGGCATCAACGCGCCCGTGTACCTGGGTGGCACCATCGTGCTGCTGCCGCGCTGGGACCGGCGCACCGCCGCCCAGCTGATCGCGCGCCACCGCGTCACGTTCTGGGCCGCGCCGCCGCCGATGCTGGTGGAGTTCTTCGCGCAGCCCGGCCTCGAGTCGTTCGAGCTGGGCAGCCTGGCGTGCGTGGTCGGCGGCGGCGCGGCCGTGCCGGACAGCACCGCGCGGCTGATGAAGGAGCGCTACGGGCTGCAGTTCGTCGAAGGTTACGGCCTGACCGAGACGGCGTCGTTCATCATCGCCAACCCGATGGCGGCGCCGCGCAGCGGCCACCTGGGCGTGCCGACCTACGGCGTCGACGCACGCGTAATCGACCCGGAGACGCTCGCAGAAGTGCCGCAGGGCGAGGTCGGCGAGATCGTGGTGCACGGCGCGCAGGTGATGCTGGGCTACTGGAACAAGCCTTGCGCCAATGAGGAGAGCTTTATCGCCATCGACGGCAAGCGCTTCTTCCGCACCGGCGACCTGGCCAGCGTCGACGCCGACGGCTACTTCCGCATGCGCGACCGCCTCAAGCGCATGGTCAACGCCTCGGGCTACAAGGTGTGGCCGGCCGAGGTCGAAGCGATCCTGCACACCCACCCCGCCATCCTCGAAGCCTGCGTCATCGCCGCGCGCGACCCGCACCGCGGCGAGACCGTGAAGGCGGTGATCGTGTTGCGCGACGGCGCGCAGCAGGCTTCCGAGTCAGCGCTGATCGACTGGTGCCGGGCCAGCATGGCCAACTACAAGGCACCGCGCATCGTGCAGTTTGTCGAGCGCCTGCCGCGCTCCGCCACCGGCAAGATCGCATGGCGCGAACTGCAGGAGCAGGAAATGACCGGGAGCTGA
- a CDS encoding acyl-CoA dehydrogenase family protein, protein MDFEIPSEWVEFGDALLKFIDREVAALEHEHRALLASERTVYTADGRYAPEVLALRRQVRMRSAELGFYTALSAESLGGGGLGPQAAVYIQERLNAHCGPERHLVQTVVLPSPFTNGLSPVLRHMEPALLETVHGELASGASTMCFGLSEPDAGSDVLGMRTRAVRDGDHWVIHGTKQWITNAPYADYAMIFAITDEEQARARRGGITGFFLRTNIPGFSVPSVIPVMGHLGADIGIISLDNVRVPDSHRLGPVDRGLSVALDGVNAGRLSMAASCVGLAQWALDQALAYARVRKTFGQPIAEHQAVQIMLAESAMDIYAAKSMIRHCAWLVDHGKPATKEVSMVKAAATEMVGRVFDRAMQVHGGMGLTNELRLEAGYRWARTMRIPDGTSEIQRRNIARRLLDGDTAF, encoded by the coding sequence ATGGATTTCGAGATCCCGAGCGAATGGGTCGAGTTCGGCGACGCCCTGCTCAAGTTCATTGACCGCGAGGTCGCGGCGCTAGAGCACGAGCACCGCGCGTTGCTGGCCAGCGAGCGCACCGTCTACACCGCCGACGGCCGCTACGCGCCCGAAGTGCTGGCACTGCGCCGCCAGGTGCGCATGCGCTCGGCTGAGCTGGGCTTCTATACCGCACTGAGCGCCGAGTCGCTGGGTGGCGGCGGCCTCGGCCCGCAGGCGGCGGTCTATATCCAGGAGCGCCTGAACGCCCATTGCGGGCCGGAGCGCCACCTGGTGCAGACCGTGGTACTGCCCTCGCCTTTCACCAACGGCCTGTCGCCGGTGCTCAGGCACATGGAGCCCGCGCTGCTGGAGACCGTGCACGGCGAACTGGCCAGCGGCGCGAGCACCATGTGCTTCGGCCTGTCCGAACCCGATGCCGGCTCCGACGTGCTCGGCATGCGCACGCGCGCCGTGCGCGACGGCGACCACTGGGTCATCCACGGCACCAAGCAATGGATCACCAACGCGCCGTATGCCGACTACGCCATGATCTTTGCCATCACCGACGAAGAGCAGGCCCGTGCGCGACGCGGCGGCATCACCGGCTTCTTCCTGCGCACCAATATACCTGGCTTCTCGGTGCCCAGCGTGATCCCGGTGATGGGCCACCTCGGCGCCGACATCGGCATCATCTCGCTGGACAACGTGCGCGTGCCCGACAGCCACCGCCTCGGCCCGGTGGACCGCGGCCTCAGCGTGGCGCTGGACGGCGTCAACGCCGGCCGCCTGAGCATGGCCGCCAGCTGCGTCGGGCTGGCGCAGTGGGCGCTGGACCAGGCGCTGGCCTACGCCAGGGTGCGCAAGACCTTCGGCCAGCCCATCGCCGAGCATCAGGCCGTGCAGATCATGCTGGCAGAAAGCGCGATGGACATCTACGCCGCCAAGTCAATGATCCGGCATTGCGCCTGGCTGGTCGACCACGGCAAGCCCGCCACCAAGGAAGTGTCGATGGTCAAGGCCGCAGCCACCGAGATGGTGGGCCGGGTCTTCGACCGCGCCATGCAGGTCCACGGCGGCATGGGTCTGACCAACGAGCTGCGCCTGGAAGCGGGCTACCGCTGGGCGCGCACCATGCGCATCCCGGACGGCACCTCGGAGATCCAGCGCCGCAATATCGCGCGCCGGCTGCTGGACGGCGACACCGCATTCTGA
- a CDS encoding CaiB/BaiF CoA transferase family protein, whose translation MQASTHSVAARAATAAGGALAGLRVIDLTQMLAGPFCTQMLADHGAEVIKVETMDGDGTRVTGPFCQDDDLRGYGGYFQSVNRNKRSIAVDLKTEAGRALVHRLIDGADIVVENFRAGVMERLGLGYETLRATNPRLVYGTVRGFGDPRSGASPYARWPAYDVVAQAMGGMMGITGADRDTPTKIGPGVGDTIPALMLCIGILAAVHRARDTGEGQFVDVAMTDAVLAMCERIVYQTSYTGTVPAPEGNRHPLLCPFGLFRARDGHVSIACATDAFWEALAIAIGRPEMGRDEAFATNAARVRNAQQVIDAIEAFTSVRTKEEIGRCLGGKVPFGPVYTSAEIFEDEHYRVRGMLVDVEQPGSAQPVKIAGVPIKLSRTPGAVRRRAPLLGEHTDEILLAAGYGQDEIRHLRDHGAVR comes from the coding sequence ATGCAAGCTTCCACGCATTCTGTTGCCGCCCGCGCTGCCACCGCCGCCGGTGGCGCCCTTGCCGGGCTGCGCGTGATCGACCTCACGCAGATGCTGGCCGGCCCGTTCTGCACCCAGATGCTGGCCGACCACGGCGCCGAAGTGATCAAGGTCGAAACCATGGATGGCGACGGCACCCGCGTGACCGGTCCTTTTTGCCAGGACGACGACCTGCGCGGCTACGGCGGCTATTTCCAGAGCGTCAATCGCAACAAGCGCTCGATTGCCGTGGACCTGAAGACCGAGGCCGGCCGCGCGCTGGTACACCGCCTGATCGACGGCGCCGACATCGTGGTCGAGAACTTCCGCGCCGGCGTGATGGAGCGCCTGGGACTGGGCTACGAAACGCTGCGCGCCACCAACCCGCGGCTGGTCTACGGCACCGTGCGCGGCTTCGGCGACCCGCGCAGCGGCGCCAGCCCGTACGCGCGCTGGCCGGCCTATGACGTGGTCGCGCAGGCCATGGGCGGGATGATGGGCATCACCGGTGCCGACCGTGACACGCCGACCAAGATCGGGCCGGGCGTGGGCGACACCATTCCCGCGCTGATGCTGTGCATCGGCATCCTGGCCGCGGTGCACCGCGCCCGCGACACCGGCGAGGGCCAGTTCGTCGACGTTGCCATGACCGACGCGGTGCTGGCGATGTGCGAGCGCATCGTCTACCAGACGTCCTATACCGGCACCGTGCCGGCGCCCGAAGGCAACCGCCATCCGCTGCTGTGCCCGTTCGGGCTGTTCCGCGCGCGCGACGGCCATGTGTCGATCGCCTGTGCCACCGATGCCTTCTGGGAAGCGCTGGCGATCGCCATCGGCCGCCCTGAGATGGGCCGTGACGAGGCCTTCGCCACCAACGCCGCGCGCGTGCGCAACGCGCAGCAGGTTATCGATGCGATCGAGGCCTTCACCTCGGTCCGCACCAAGGAAGAGATCGGCCGGTGCCTGGGCGGCAAGGTGCCGTTCGGCCCGGTCTACACCTCGGCGGAGATCTTCGAGGACGAGCACTACCGCGTGCGCGGCATGCTGGTCGACGTGGAGCAGCCCGGCAGCGCGCAGCCGGTGAAGATCGCCGGCGTGCCGATCAAGCTCAGCCGCACGCCCGGTGCAGTGCGCCGGCGCGCGCCGCTGCTGGGCGAGCACACCGACGAGATCCTGCTGGCCGCCGGCTACGGCCAGGACGAGATCCGGCACCTTCGCGACCACGGCGCCGTGCGCTAG